The Nitrospirota bacterium genome window below encodes:
- the aroQ gene encoding type II 3-dehydroquinate dehydratase produces MLRILVLHGPNLNLLGTREQSIYGTLSLEVLNRAITKLAKELPVEVKQCQSNSEGELVTWIQEARTRYDGIIINPAAYTHTSVAIRDAIAAVGLPTVEVHLSNIHQREKFRHRSFIAGVALGQVTGLGPTGYLLALRGLHDHLIASRLQKMAPPPVASQRRAKGTRPSRSRFNDRTESEGSIE; encoded by the coding sequence ATGCTACGAATACTGGTCTTACACGGTCCGAATCTGAATCTCCTCGGGACCAGGGAACAATCAATTTACGGCACCCTGTCCCTCGAAGTTCTGAACAGGGCTATCACAAAACTGGCGAAGGAGTTGCCTGTTGAGGTGAAGCAGTGTCAGTCAAATAGCGAGGGGGAGCTGGTTACCTGGATTCAAGAAGCTCGGACGAGATACGACGGAATTATCATTAACCCGGCCGCTTATACCCACACGAGCGTCGCAATCCGTGATGCGATCGCGGCTGTCGGTCTGCCGACAGTGGAAGTGCATCTTTCCAATATCCATCAGCGGGAAAAATTCCGTCATCGGTCGTTTATTGCAGGAGTCGCTCTTGGGCAGGTCACCGGCCTGGGCCCAACCGGGTATCTCCTTGCGCTCCGTGGGCTACATGACCATTTAATCGCATCCAGACTCCAAAAAATGGCGCCCCCGCCGGTAGCTTCGCAGCGGAGGGCCAAAGGGACAAGACCCTCGCGGAGCCGATTCAATGACCGAACAGAGTCTGAAGGGAGTAT